In Lathyrus oleraceus cultivar Zhongwan6 chromosome 2, CAAS_Psat_ZW6_1.0, whole genome shotgun sequence, the DNA window TTTCATTATCTTGAGCAaatatttttcatgaaaaatGCTTTCACATGACAAAGAACGTGAAAGAGAAATGGATAATTATTTTtaggaataaatttctcaatgttgTCAACCGAGGAAATTATTAAATTTCTCAATGTTTTCTTCGATTGACAATATAGGAAGTTTATTacaaaaatacaacaacaacatcaatatcattaTGTGAGATAGATTGTAAGGGCAAAAAAATCTTAGGGTAAAATCTATTTAACAAGtgtttttatagtaaaatatgatGATTAAACACCTCAGTTTTATTATAAAACCGATGTTTTTTATCTTCTCCTTTTAACTATCACCGAGGTGATGACGAAAATCGAGGTgaacaatttttttaaaattacattgtttacacagaatattaaaataaattgtttaCAACAAATCTTTACTCTTATTACTGAATATCTTCGATGATATCTTTTCTCTTATGTTCTAACCCTTCGGTTAAATAGAAAATCGAAGGGTTATAACATTTTGTTTACACttataaacaaataaaatcataaaCTGTGTTGACTTAGAATCGAAGCTTGTCCTGAGTTGTTTTTTCAACTCGGTGTTATGAAAAATTGAGGGAACATAtggtttttttatttttttaaataataaaaaatagtGCGCCTTAGCTTTATACCTCAGTTTTCTATTGTTCAAGGCGAAAGCTTCGTCATGAAAAATATTATTTGTTGTAGTGAAAAACTATACTCACTAGCACCAAATTTGTAATACAGAATTGTCTAGGTACTCATCTTCCTTCAAAAAATCATTAATAGAATCCTTAGAAAGTATGAATAACTGACTTGGATCATGCCTTAATGTGATACCCAAGCATGGTTCTGGAATACTTTTGAATGCCATTGATAGTCTCTAAATGTTATCTAGTTTTAGGGGTGTGATTTCAATACTACACTAGTTGACATAAAAACTTTCTTTCGTGCTTGTACCAtccataactttctcaattatATTCTCTTAAATTTCCAACTAATTTGAATTTGTGTGGTTGAATAGACCCAACGAATTCAATTTTTGCATcataaaacaaaataaatataatacaaaattaaaatacacaaataataatagCAACAACATACGGTTTATACCTCAAGCACATCATGGGTTCACTTCTCAGACATCTTCTCAAGATCTTCCTCGACCATCCTCTTTCTCTCCTCCTCGACCTTCCTCTCTCGCTCCTCTTTCTTCTTCTAGACATTGCATCACACCTTCTGTAacaatctctctctctctctctcctccCCTAAGATCCTCTCCCGCTTCTCCTTCCAACTCCCCTCTCATCCTCCAACATCCTCCGCTCCTCCATCCACTTCTCCCTTTCCTACCCGAACTTAACAACAACAATCTCTTCAATCTCTTTCATATGGTTTTATTCTCTAGATGATTTAGATGGTCCAAAAAATAACTTGAATCCAACCCCTCTTCCAAGATCACAGATACGCCTAGGATGCTCCTCGATTCCAATCGCTTCTACCAAGATGTCACGACGACCTTGTGAACCAAAGAGGCAACTTTGGTTTGTTCAACCATACCATCTTATAACACATATGAAATTTTATCTTTACCAAATTGATTTAACCAAAATAAATATTGTTGAAAAAGTATCTACTTACAATCTTTTGAGCCACTTCGCGTGTAGCATCTAATGTGAACTCGTCGTCTTTTCTTTGATGTTCCCTCTTCCATTTCTCGTGGCGTGATGGTGGAGATGGAGTGTGATCAAGGCTTATAAAATCTCTTAGCTCTAgttctctttgttttcttttttcttcaatcatcTTATTTTCAAGTTATTGATATCCTCCACGAGACAATCTATGTGGATAGATATTTCTAGCTTGGTTTTCCTTTCCTTTTTGGCTCTTTGCCAAGCATTCAGGAGCGGTGCGATACTTTACAATTTTCTCTAAAGTATCCTGATCAATAAATGAGTACATTAACTATCGAGGCTTATATTCAGAGTCATCTTTATCTTTGGATGTTTAATATAATCATGGATGAGTTGTGTCCCAAAGCCCCTCCAACGCTTAGCAACATATGTAAGTAATTCTTTTTTCACCATACTATCATCTAGGCTAACATCAAACACCTCTTATGTTTACACAATACAATTGTTATTAGtattaaacaaaaaaaataaatgATCATATATACTTGTAAACAAATCATAAAATATTGTAAAATCACCCCATATGACGTCTTTCAAGTCCTCGTCAACTTCTTGCCAACTATCTATCAAAACACTCACTTTACTTCTACTTTGTAACAAAATGTAACCCATAAAATTCTCAGCATTTTCACCATAAGTTATGTCGATTCTTATATCAACTGTAACCGTGTAGTGAACACCACTTTCATGGGCTTTTTTCACCTTGGTATACATTGTGACACCTCTAGttttttatttatgttttgtATTAACAGAGGTTGCAGCAGATGTTGTATGGGAAATGCTTGTTGAATCGGCCATGACTATCTAAATAAATCTCAAAATGATCAAGATAAACTATTTCAGTGAATCAAACAACACATAGAAACATACCAACTAACGTTTAAGTGAAAAAGTAAAATAATGATCAAGAGAAACTATTTCAATGAACCTAATAACGCGTAGAAACATACTAACTAACATTTTAATAAAAGTTAAAATAATGATCAAGAAAAATTATTTCAGTAAATCAAACAACACGTAGAAATATTCTAATTAATGTTTGAGTGAAAAACAAAATAATCAAACATACCTCAAACGAGTTTTGGTTGGAATATAGATGATATTTGAGTTTTGAAGAATATTTCTTGGAAGAGTTTTGGTTAGAAAATAGATGATATTCGAGTTTTGAAGAATATTTGTTTCAACCTCTGAATTTAATTTCCAAAATTTTCATCAGTTCTATGACTGAAAGAACTATGTAGAAAATAACTATATATTGTTGAAAGTTTAAAATCATTCTTGTTTACCAATTGTAAAACATCGCTAACTCCAAAAGTATAAAATATATCCTCATTTTATTACTTTGTCTTATCTCAAGAACTATGATTGGAGTATTATATATTGATTGGAGTATATTATATTGTTTTCATATAGTTGTATAATTCTAACCAGGGTTGGTTATAGCCACAAACAGGATTAGTTGTAGTTATTGATGATCAATGAacattaattaattaataaatcaAAGTCGTTTGTAGGCCCTTACATTGCCCTCTAATTATGTATATATAAAGGACAAAACCACAAACCCAACTCATTTAATTCTCTTTAATTGTAACTTCACATTTCATACATCTCATATCCTACAATATGAGTACTCTCCCTACAACACAAGGAAAAACTGTCCCAGATGCTTCAGACTATAAGGGCCGTCCAGCTGACAGGGCCACCACCGGTGGTTGGTCGGCGGCCGCCATGATACTAGGAGGAGAAGTTATGGAGAGGCTGACAACGCTCGGTATCGCCGTGAACCTGGTCACATATTTGACAGGTACTATGCATTTGGGCAATGCTGTTTCTGCCAATGTTGTCACTAACTTCTTGGGAACTTCCTTCATGCTATGTTTGTTGGGTGGATTTCTCGCAGATACTTTTTTAGGAAGGtttgaattcaattttttaaaaatattttatactATCAATTAATTATAATCGTTAAATCTTTATCAATCGATTTATGTATCATGTTTCAGATATCTTACCATTGCGATCTTTGCAGTTGTTCAAGCAATTGTAAGTTATTAATCTCAActatttattttatgttttttatatgtttttttttactATATAGTATATTCAATCAATAATCAATTGTATAATTCTTTGATCTTACCGAATGTATTTTTTTACATTAGGGTGTAACAATATTGACGATATCAACTATAGTTCCAAGTCTACATCCACCAAAATGCACAATAGACTCTAAATCACCTTGCATACAAGCAAACAGCAAACAACTGTTGGTATTATATTTAGCGCTTTACGTCACGGCGCTCGGCACGGGCGGTTTAAAGTCGAGTGTCTCCGGTTTTGGTTCCGATCAATTCGATGATTCGGACAAAGATGAGAAAAAGGGTATGATTAAATTTTTCAGCTGGTTCTATTTTTTTGTGAGTATAGGATCATTGGCAGCAGTGACTGTTCTTGTGTACATACAAGATAACAAAGGTAGGGATTGGGGTTATGGTATCTGCGCGGTCGCGATTGTGGTTGCGGTTCTGGTTTATTTGTCGGGGACGCGAAAGTACCGAATTAAACAACTTGTTGGTAGTCCTTTGACACAAATTGCAGTGGTGTTTGTGGCTGCTTGGAGGAAGAGACGCATGCAATTGCCATCTGATTCTTCATTGCTCtatgaagaagatgatgttctatGTGAAACACCTAAGAACAAGAAGCAGAGGATGCCACATAGCAAACAATTCAGGTAAaaaatttattcattttttttataatgATTCTTTATGATATTATAAGTTTAATTTGTTACACCAAGATagtaaaaataattttaaaaagtGGAAATTTGATGTGATTTTATTAATGTATAAAAAAGTATTATATTATAGATGTTGAAACTAatctttattattattattattattggatgGTTGATTCTATGAaaaaaataattcattgattttttttcaaatataATTTATTGTTGTGGTTGACTATAATAATCTTTGTTAAATTaattttcattcatttatttatttatgtattGGAGTGTGGAACAAGAAAGAAAAAAATTCAATACAAGTCTTAATGAATGGGAAACTTATAGTTTCAAAAATACCTATTTTATTTGTTTCTAACATGGATGGATTCTAAGAACAATAAAATTGGAGATTCTGAATTTGAAACTAAAATACTACATTAAAATTTAAgaatatttaatttttttatacTTATTCTCTTATATTAGTTCAATCGATAATTATACAATTGATAATTATACAGTCACGCGTGTTCAACTCTTAAAGATTTTTTAACCGTCCAAAATCTCGGTACCTCATTTTTCTAATGCTCCTAACTTAGGTACTTTTAGTCTTATGCAAAATAAATATATAAACTACCATATAGTTAATGTGGAGACTATATATCCTCCTATTTTTTCCTTCCTTTCATTTTCAACCCTCCTACTAACTTTCAGATAAATTCAAAAAGTCTAGATAAATAGTTGGATTCAACACATGTGATAAGAATGTGAATGGGGGGCCatgtttgatgttgatcttaCAGCATGCATGAGAGTTCCATTTTCTAGTTACTAATTAAGGGCCATATATGCACCTAAAACAACGACATGGTTCATTATTGGAAACCACTTGCTCTAAAAAAACAAATGATTGGGAGTCCGATATTTCTTTGTGGTCCAAAAAATGAACAACTTGATTATTGAGGCCTATTTGTAACATGATCATAGGTAGAAATCCACACACAAGAATAATAGTAGAAGAAACTAATAACTGTGCTTCAAATTTGCACCATCAAGATGAATACGTAAGATGTCATGAGTTTAAATATACGTATCTCTGTATAGATTAGTAAAGAATTGATGGTTATATATTTTGTTGAACAAACAGGTTCTTAGACAAAGCGGCAATCAAAGTCGTAGAAAGTGGAAGTGAAATCACAATCAAAGAGAAATGGTATCTTTCAACTTTAACAGATGTAGAAGAAGTAAAATTGGTAATAAGAATGTTACCAATTTGGGCCACAACCATAATGTTTTGGACAATCCATGCTCAAATGACAACATTCTCGGTCTCCCAAGCAACAACAATGAATTGTCACATAGGAAAATCATTTGAAATCCCCGCCGCATCAATGACCGTCTTTTTAATCGGAACAATTCTCCTAACCGTCCCTTTCTATGACCGATTCATTCGACCCGTCGCCAAAAAACTCCTAAACAACTCACACGGATTCTCCCCTTTACAACGCATCGGCGTTGGTCTAGTCCTTTCCGTATTGTCCATGGTTGCGGCCGCACTCATAGAAATAAAGCGCTTAAACTTCGCACGATCGCACGGTTTTATCGATAATCCAACCGCGAAAATGCCGTTGAGTGTGTTTTGGTTAGTGCCACAATTTTTCCTTGTAGGATCCGGAGAAGCCTTTATGTATATGGGACAATTAGATTTTTTCCTAAGAGAGTGTCCTAAAGGGATGAAAACTATGAGTACAGGATTGTTCTTGAGCACACTCTCTTTAGGGTTTTTCTTTAGCTCATTATTGGTGACTATAGTGAACAATGTGACTGGTCCTAATAAGCCATGGATTGCAGATAATCTTAACCAAGGAAGGTTATATGATTTTTATTGGCTATTGGCTATGCTAAGTGCTATAAATGTGGTAATATATTTGGCTTGTGCTAAGTGGTATGTTTACAAGGAGAAGAGGCTTGCTGAAGTGGGGAtagaattggaagaaattgatGATGCTTCTACATTCCATTGATAGGGTTTTTCTACAATCAAGTTTTAATAGAGTTTATGGAGTTAAAAAAGGTTTTACATAATTATTCACTTATATATCACCATTGTTTTGATTCCAAAGATATTTGGATAAATATTTATATGGTGAGATATGAAAAAATGATTGTGTAAAACTTTTTCATATATAGTTTAATGAATATATCTATTAAACTCTTTACATATTAACATGTTCTTGTATAGATGTGTTTTTTTTACTCAAATGTATAATGGTGTTAAGAAAATGTACTTTTTTTAATGCAAGTAGTATTTTCTTTTGGTGTTTGGAAAATATAGCTTTTGCTTTTTGAAGTATTAGAGTTATTGTATTTCATTATCGATCAAAGAAGCAATATAAAGATGAGTTTCATAGAATCTATCGATCAAAGAAGCAATATAAAGATGAGTTTCATATAATCTATTTATCTATTATAAGAGAAGCATGTTGGAAAATCCGGGGAGAGTCGGGAGCATCAACTACACTAATGTTCTAGGACTATAAGAGAGGGAGACACGACATCTCaacccaaaatcttaaggtgtTAGGTAAATGAGTCATCTCTCTTATAAATCAAACATTCCACTCATTCATTAACAATGTGGAACTTTAATCACTCACACTTGCACCCAACATTTTTCTTCACAAGTGTGAGTCTCTCAGATCCTATAACAGAATCCAACACCGGATCTAACTCCCGTTCCTTCACAAAGCCGAATCTGGCTCTAATGCCACGGTTGGGGAGTTCGGGAGAGTCAGGAGCACCAATGAGACTAATGCTCTAGGACTACAAGAGAGGAAGACACCACATCTCaacccaaaatcttaaggtgtTAGTTAAATGAGTTCTCTCTCTTATAAACCCACCATTCCACTCATTCATAGGCGATATGAGACTTTATCCACTCA includes these proteins:
- the LOC127120631 gene encoding protein NRT1/ PTR FAMILY 6.3; protein product: MSTLPTTQGKTVPDASDYKGRPADRATTGGWSAAAMILGGEVMERLTTLGIAVNLVTYLTGTMHLGNAVSANVVTNFLGTSFMLCLLGGFLADTFLGRYLTIAIFAVVQAIGVTILTISTIVPSLHPPKCTIDSKSPCIQANSKQLLVLYLALYVTALGTGGLKSSVSGFGSDQFDDSDKDEKKGMIKFFSWFYFFVSIGSLAAVTVLVYIQDNKGRDWGYGICAVAIVVAVLVYLSGTRKYRIKQLVGSPLTQIAVVFVAAWRKRRMQLPSDSSLLYEEDDVLCETPKNKKQRMPHSKQFRFLDKAAIKVVESGSEITIKEKWYLSTLTDVEEVKLVIRMLPIWATTIMFWTIHAQMTTFSVSQATTMNCHIGKSFEIPAASMTVFLIGTILLTVPFYDRFIRPVAKKLLNNSHGFSPLQRIGVGLVLSVLSMVAAALIEIKRLNFARSHGFIDNPTAKMPLSVFWLVPQFFLVGSGEAFMYMGQLDFFLRECPKGMKTMSTGLFLSTLSLGFFFSSLLVTIVNNVTGPNKPWIADNLNQGRLYDFYWLLAMLSAINVVIYLACAKWYVYKEKRLAEVGIELEEIDDASTFH